CATCAACCATATGACTCACGCTTCTCAAACAACGATCAATGACGGACTCCTCATCCTTAACAATCATAACTAATGCAATTGTCTTCAACAGAGCACCCCTTACTCAGCGACTCTAGTACTTAAGATTGCTACAATATGAGCCAACGAATCAAACTCATTCTCTTTAAAGTATGTTTTGATCATCTCTAAATAATTAGAACTATGCATAGTCTCCCGATTAAAAGACTGTACTACTTTGATTACGATCTCCTCGTTTAATCCCTTGTAGTGTCCTGATATCCCAACCAAATGAATTCGAACCATCATATAAATAACCGCCATTAATATATAATCAGAGAACAACGAATCACCACTTCTTGGGAACATACTCTCAAAAACATGATTCACCAAATAGTTCTCTAGCATGTAAGAGTGATCACTCATAAAAGGCTCATAATACATTTTATAATTACTCAAATATTGTTGTTCTAGTAGATTAACATCAATCGTATCACCTTGATCTAAGCCAAATCCCGACAACATGTCAGAAAAAATCGAAACATATCTTTCGCTAGAGACCCCTAATTTGGCACGAAGTGACACAAAATGCATAATGATATGCATCTGCATCTTAACGTTACCTTTGATCATATCCAAACTAGATTGTATGTCAGGGGACTCCATCTTATCAATATACTCATGAATTAGATCAGGTATATGCTCAATACGATTCTGCGCTAATAATTGCTCCAATTTCTGAATAAACAGCCCTAGAAAAACTAACCGATCCTCAATAGACCAATTTCTATTCTGTAGAACATCGATGGTGAACACTCTAATATTCCAAAAGTAGCGCTCCGCCAATTTAGGATTATGGGTATCAATAACGCCTAGCATGGACCACGATGGATCTAATGTAAACTCAAATTCTTCGCACTCCATCTTCTCTTTATTCAACAAAACTAATCTTGCGATTTCAGGACAAGACAATTTCGCCGACATCTCATAAGTTTCATCTACTAGATTTACAACTCTTGGATACGTTTTACAAGTGGGAGAGAGCATTTTTTCCCCGAAATTTAATTGAATACCACATAAATTCTGTTCATTAAGCATTGGACAACGTCCGTGCTGATCTAAATGAAAGCTAGCATAATTAGCTGAAGATGCGGCATCACTCTTATTGCGTTTCATACTGTGCTGAAGTGTTTTTGACAATTGAGGATGTTTTAAATTTTTGTATTCTTTATAAGACTTTTT
The window above is part of the Paenibacillus sp. FSL K6-0276 genome. Proteins encoded here:
- the fliB gene encoding flagellin lysine-N-methylase → MNKHVLMPTYMKDFACIGSECEDSCCTGWQVTLDKKSYKEYKNLKHPQLSKTLQHSMKRNKSDAASSANYASFHLDQHGRCPMLNEQNLCGIQLNFGEKMLSPTCKTYPRVVNLVDETYEMSAKLSCPEIARLVLLNKEKMECEEFEFTLDPSWSMLGVIDTHNPKLAERYFWNIRVFTIDVLQNRNWSIEDRLVFLGLFIQKLEQLLAQNRIEHIPDLIHEYIDKMESPDIQSSLDMIKGNVKMQMHIIMHFVSLRAKLGVSSERYVSIFSDMLSGFGLDQGDTIDVNLLEQQYLSNYKMYYEPFMSDHSYMLENYLVNHVFESMFPRSGDSLFSDYILMAVIYMMVRIHLVGISGHYKGLNEEIVIKVVQSFNRETMHSSNYLEMIKTYFKENEFDSLAHIVAILSTRVAE